The Aedes aegypti strain LVP_AGWG chromosome 3, AaegL5.0 Primary Assembly, whole genome shotgun sequence genome contains a region encoding:
- the LOC5578510 gene encoding trypsin 5G1 produces MVRIILLLTATFFACALGASTGGSHPLRPWWNALRSSGRIVGGFEVPVEEVPFQVSLSRVGSSHFCGGSLLSERWVMTAGHCASSGQTNLQVRIGSSQHASGGQLFKVKKVNRHPKYDEVTTDYDFALLELEETVTFSDSCAPVKLPQKDAPVNEGTCLQVSGWGNTQNPAESSEVLRAAYVPAVSQKECHKAYLSFGGVTDRMVCAGFKEGGKDSCQGDSGGPLVHDNTLVGVVSWGYGCAEAGYPGVYARVASVRDWVKEVSGL; encoded by the coding sequence ATGGTTCGCATCATTCTTCTGCTCACAGCAACTTTCTTCGCCTGCGCCTTGGGTGCTTCAACCGGTGGTTCGCACCCTTTACGACCATGGTGGAACGCTCTGCGCTCCAGTGGCCGCATAGTTGGTGGCTTTGAAGTGCCCGTTGAGGAAGTTCCCTTCCAAGTGTCGTTGAGCCGGGTTGGATCTTCCCATTTCTGCGGAGGATCGCTACTTTCCGAACGCTGGGTGATGACTGCTGGCCACTGTGCATCCTCTGGTCAAACAAATCTTCAGGTGCGAATCGGTTCTAGCCAGCATGCCTCCGGTGGTCAACTGTTTAAGGTTAAGAAGGTCAACCGCCATCCGAAATACGATGAAGTTACCACCGACTACGATTTTGCGCTGCTGGAGCTGGAAGAGACGGTAACATTCTCCGATAGCTGCGCACCGGTTAAATTGCCTCAGAAGGACGCTCCTGTCAACGAAGGAACTTGTCTGCAGGTTTCCGGCTGGGGTAATACTCAGAACCCAGCTGAATCGAGTGAAGTTCTCCGGGCTGCCTACGTGCCGGCAGTGTCGCAAAAGGAATGCCACAAGGCTTACTTGAGCTTTGGAGGAGTTACCGATCGGATGGTCTGCGCTGGATTCAAGGAAGGTGGCAAGGACTCTTGCCAGGGTGATTCCGGTGGCCCTCTTGTTCATGACAACACTCTGGTCGGAGTGGTATCCTGGGGTTATGGCTGTGCTGAAGCTGGATATCCGGGAGTGTATGCTCGAGTGGCATCCGTTCGTGATTGGGTGAAGGAGGTCAGTGGTTTGTAA